The following coding sequences are from one Vulpes vulpes isolate BD-2025 chromosome 12, VulVul3, whole genome shotgun sequence window:
- the LOC112920184 gene encoding olfactory receptor 8B8-like, with protein sequence MAPGNASLVTEFILVGLTDLPDLQLPLFCLFLLMYVVTVMGNLCLVTLIGLNPHLHTPMYFFLFNLSFIDLFYSSVFTPKMLIHFTSKKNIISYMGCMTQLFFFCFFGISEAYVLTSMAYDRYVAICNPLLYNVAMSPNVCSLLMLGSYLMAFSGAMAHTGCMLRLTFCDANTINHYLCDILPLLQLSCTSTYVNELVVFIVEGINVIVPTVTIFVSYGFILSSILRISSTEGRSKAFSTCTAHIIAVTLFFGSGAFMYLKPSSAGSMDEGKISSVFYTNVVPMMNPFIYSLRNKDIKLAVRKTLSKRVF encoded by the coding sequence ATGGCTCCTGGAAATGCTTCTCTTGTGACTGAATTCATTCTGGTGGGGCTCACAGACCTACCAGATCTCCAGCTCCCCTTGTTCTGCTTGTTTCTCCTCATGTATGTGGTCACTGTGATGGGAAATTTATGCTTGGTCACTCTAATCGGGCTGAATCCACACCTCCATACCCCCATGTACTTTTTCCTCTTCAATTTGTCCTTCATAGACCTCTTTTATTCATCTGTGTTTACACCCAAAATGCTGATTCACTTCACATCCAAGAAAAATATTATCTCCTACATGGGGTGCATGacccaacttttctttttctgtttttttggtaTTTCTGAAGCTTATGTGCTGACATCCATGGCCTATgatcgctatgtggccatctgtaacCCACTTTTGTATAATGTTGCCATGTCCCCTAATGTGTGTTCCCTCCTTATGCTTGGTTCATATCTGATGGCATTCTCAGGTGCCATGGCTCACACTGGATGCATGCTGAGACTGACCTTCTGTGATGCAAACACCATCAACCATTACTTATGTGAcatcctccctctgctccagctctCCTGCACCAGCACGTATGTGAATGAGCTGGTGGTTTTCATTGTGGAGGGTATCAATGTGATTGTGCCCACTGTCACCATCTTTGTGTCTTATGGTTTCATCCTCTCCAGCATCCTGCGCATCAGCTCCACTGAGGGCAGGTCCAAAGCCTTCAGTACCTGTACCGCCCACATAATTGCAGTTACTCTCTTCTTTGGATCAGGTGCATTTATGTATCTTAAACCATCTTCTGCTGGGTCTATGGATGAGGGAAAAATCTCTTCTGTCTTTTATACCAATGTGGTTCCCATGATGAACCCTTTCATTTACAGCTTGAGAAACAAAGACATTAAACTTGCTGTGAGAAAAACTCTGAGTAAGAGAGTGTTTTGA